A genome region from Ottowia testudinis includes the following:
- a CDS encoding RidA family protein: MIKRLSLAAATAAALLLQTGCAAPGRPAVTHLNSGKVLPTGLPFSEAVRVGDTVYLSGQIGNVPGPGPIKLAPGGMAGEAKQVMDNIKTALEAHGLSMADAVKCTVMLADMKEWGAFNEVYKTYFSGNYPARSAFGSNGLAFNARVEVECIAVARK, translated from the coding sequence ATGATCAAACGCCTGTCCCTCGCCGCCGCCACGGCGGCCGCCCTGTTGCTGCAAACCGGCTGCGCCGCGCCTGGGCGCCCGGCGGTCACACACCTCAATTCGGGCAAGGTATTGCCCACCGGCCTGCCGTTTTCCGAGGCGGTGCGGGTAGGCGACACGGTGTACCTGTCGGGCCAGATCGGCAACGTGCCCGGCCCCGGCCCGATCAAGCTGGCGCCGGGCGGCATGGCGGGCGAAGCCAAGCAGGTCATGGACAACATCAAGACCGCGCTGGAGGCGCACGGGCTGTCGATGGCCGACGCCGTCAAATGCACCGTGATGCTCGCCGACATGAAGGAATGGGGCGCCTTCAACGAGGTCTACAAAACCTACTTCAGCGGCAACTATCCGGCCCGCAGCGCGTTCGGCAGCAACGGGCTGGCCTTCAATGCGCGCGTCGAGGTGGAGTGCATCGCCGTCGCGCGCAAGTGA
- the ppk2 gene encoding polyphosphate kinase 2, producing MDKTPTRKTAPKRPPAAPRKTAPLDINNDVRAVKKGDTPPSLAPRAIENYVVERATVSARDKQLAAALRLVNDESAGTPAERAHGLRAILDGASPDDRKALRKALHEHGMPEHDKPDPDDELSADWRDGGYPYKNLLRRSTYEKQKFKLQVELLKLQSWVKETGARVVIIFEGRDAAGKGGTIKRFMEHLNPRGARTVALEKPSEVERGQWYFQRYVQHLPSFGEIVLFDRSWYNRAGVERVMGFCTDKEYQDFIRQAPEFERHLVSSGMHVIKFWFSVSQAEQRRRFKEREGHPLKQWKLSPIDKASLDKWDDYTRAKEQMFFETDTADSPWTVVKSDCKKRARLNAMRYVLHKLPYTGKDLTQVGKLDPLIVGRAHVVYERGEKPQVLM from the coding sequence ATGGACAAGACCCCCACCCGCAAGACGGCGCCCAAGCGCCCGCCCGCCGCACCCCGCAAGACGGCCCCACTCGACATCAACAACGACGTGCGCGCGGTCAAGAAGGGCGACACGCCGCCCTCGCTGGCGCCCCGGGCGATCGAAAACTACGTGGTCGAGCGCGCCACCGTGTCGGCGCGCGACAAGCAGCTGGCCGCCGCCCTGCGCCTGGTCAACGACGAAAGCGCCGGCACGCCAGCGGAGCGCGCCCACGGCCTGCGCGCCATCCTCGACGGCGCCTCGCCCGACGACCGCAAGGCGCTGCGCAAGGCCCTGCACGAGCACGGCATGCCAGAGCACGACAAGCCGGACCCGGACGACGAGCTGTCGGCCGACTGGCGCGACGGCGGCTACCCCTACAAGAACCTGCTGCGCCGCTCGACCTACGAAAAGCAGAAGTTCAAGCTGCAGGTGGAACTGCTCAAGCTGCAAAGCTGGGTCAAGGAAACCGGCGCGCGCGTGGTCATCATCTTCGAAGGGCGCGACGCCGCCGGCAAGGGCGGCACCATCAAGCGCTTCATGGAACACCTGAACCCGCGCGGCGCACGCACCGTGGCGCTGGAAAAGCCCAGCGAGGTCGAGCGCGGCCAGTGGTATTTCCAGCGCTATGTGCAGCACCTGCCGAGCTTTGGCGAGATCGTGCTGTTCGACCGCAGCTGGTACAACCGCGCCGGCGTCGAGCGCGTGATGGGCTTTTGCACCGACAAGGAATACCAGGACTTCATCCGCCAGGCGCCCGAGTTCGAGCGCCACCTGGTCTCCAGCGGCATGCACGTCATCAAGTTCTGGTTTTCCGTCAGCCAGGCCGAACAGCGCCGCCGCTTCAAGGAGCGCGAAGGCCACCCGCTCAAGCAGTGGAAGCTGTCGCCCATCGACAAGGCCAGCCTGGACAAGTGGGACGACTACACCCGCGCCAAGGAGCAGATGTTCTTCGAGACCGACACCGCCGACAGCCCCTGGACGGTGGTGAAAAGCGACTGCAAGAAGCGCGCGCGCCTGAACGCCATGCGCTACGTGCTGCACAAGCTGCCCTACACCGGCAAGGATTTGACGCAGGTCGGCAAGCTCGACCCGCTGATCGTGGGGCGCGCCCACGTGGTGTACGAGCGGGGTGAAAAGCCGCAGGTGTTGATGTAA
- a CDS encoding SRPBCC family protein, which produces MIALCVALTGLPTLAAAESYGAPPVRDVVADQDIRVQRKGSAFSIDAVMHAPVPLATAWEVLTDFERMPRYQRSLKSSEVLERGAERLLVHQKGVARFGPFSSPFESVREMQLASQRSIRAQQVSGTTLKQMTSLMTLEPENGGTRLTYHAEMEPESGLPPLVGPSLVQHETAAQFSATVREMVRRQSERTAQSAP; this is translated from the coding sequence ATGATCGCGTTGTGCGTGGCATTGACCGGGCTACCGACCCTGGCGGCGGCCGAATCTTATGGCGCGCCACCGGTCAGGGACGTGGTCGCCGACCAGGACATTCGCGTGCAGCGCAAAGGCAGCGCCTTCAGCATCGACGCCGTGATGCACGCGCCGGTGCCTCTGGCCACCGCGTGGGAGGTGCTCACGGATTTCGAGCGCATGCCGCGCTACCAGCGCAGCCTGAAAAGCAGCGAAGTGCTGGAACGCGGCGCCGAGCGCCTGCTCGTGCATCAAAAGGGCGTTGCGCGCTTCGGCCCCTTCAGCAGCCCGTTCGAATCGGTGCGTGAGATGCAGTTGGCGTCGCAGCGCAGTATCCGCGCCCAACAGGTAAGCGGTACCACCTTGAAGCAGATGACGAGCCTGATGACGCTGGAGCCCGAAAACGGCGGCACGCGCCTGACCTACCACGCCGAGATGGAACCCGAAAGCGGCCTGCCGCCGCTGGTCGGGCCCTCGCTGGTACAGCATGAGACAGCGGCCCAGTTCTCGGCCACGGTGCGCGAAATGGTGCGGCGCCAAAGCGAACGTACCGCCCAGTCCGCCCCATAG
- a CDS encoding glutathione S-transferase family protein, whose translation MLKLYIGNKNYSSWSMRPWVLLKEAGIPFDEVMVRFDSFSAGSQFKHALRAVTPVGKVPLLIDGDLAVWDTLAIAEYVAEKFPDKHLWPQDAPSRARARSVCAEMHSGFAALRGACPMNIEASLPQVGALALRDKPAVRADLDRLIAMWSELLRQHGGPLLFGAFTVADAYFAPVVMRIRTYGLPVPPAVAAYIDRVCALPGVKAWIDGALAEKDFLDFEEPYRLSAA comes from the coding sequence ATGCTCAAGCTCTACATCGGCAACAAAAACTATTCGTCCTGGTCCATGCGCCCGTGGGTGCTGCTCAAAGAAGCCGGCATCCCGTTTGACGAAGTCATGGTGCGCTTTGACTCGTTCAGCGCCGGCTCGCAGTTCAAGCACGCGCTGAGGGCCGTGACTCCGGTGGGCAAGGTGCCCCTGCTGATCGATGGTGATCTGGCCGTGTGGGACACACTGGCCATCGCCGAGTACGTGGCCGAGAAATTCCCCGACAAGCATCTCTGGCCGCAAGACGCCCCATCGCGTGCCCGTGCGCGCAGCGTGTGCGCCGAGATGCACTCAGGCTTCGCCGCCTTGCGCGGTGCCTGCCCGATGAACATCGAGGCCAGCTTGCCGCAGGTGGGCGCACTGGCGCTGCGCGACAAGCCCGCCGTGCGCGCCGATCTCGACCGCTTGATCGCCATGTGGAGCGAGCTGCTGCGCCAGCACGGTGGCCCGCTGCTGTTTGGCGCCTTCACGGTGGCCGATGCGTATTTCGCGCCCGTCGTCATGCGCATCCGCACCTACGGCCTGCCCGTGCCGCCCGCCGTGGCGGCCTACATCGACCGTGTGTGCGCACTGCCCGGCGTCAAGGCCTGGATTGACGGCGCGCTGGCCGAGAAGGACTTTCTGGACTTCGAGGAGCCGTATCGCTTGTCCGCAGCCTGA
- a CDS encoding 5-formyltetrahydrofolate cyclo-ligase, which translates to MSKFDKKALRDRLVEQRLHLEDRLARADALQGILRVWLIDRPDTVIGAYWPIKGEFDPLPALHRWKEDGELMDEPQRRRIGLPVIDKVHKTLTFHVWYPGCPMEEDAYGIPKPKDTELIVPTLLFVPCVGYGPGGYRLGYGGGFYDRTLAALQPRPFTVGVGFTNGFIDDFQPEPHDQPLDAILNDNGVVWPITPL; encoded by the coding sequence ATGAGCAAGTTCGACAAGAAAGCCCTGCGCGATCGCCTGGTGGAGCAACGCCTGCACTTGGAAGACCGCCTGGCGCGCGCCGATGCGCTGCAAGGCATCTTGCGCGTCTGGCTCATCGACCGGCCGGACACCGTGATCGGCGCCTATTGGCCGATCAAGGGCGAGTTCGACCCGCTGCCCGCGCTGCACCGCTGGAAGGAAGACGGCGAGCTGATGGACGAGCCGCAGCGCCGCCGCATCGGCCTGCCGGTGATCGACAAGGTGCACAAGACGCTGACCTTTCACGTCTGGTACCCGGGCTGCCCGATGGAGGAAGACGCCTATGGCATCCCCAAGCCCAAGGACACCGAGCTGATCGTGCCCACGCTGTTGTTCGTGCCCTGCGTGGGCTACGGGCCGGGCGGCTACCGGCTGGGCTACGGCGGCGGGTTTTACGACCGCACGCTGGCGGCGCTTCAGCCGCGCCCGTTCACGGTCGGCGTGGGTTTCACCAACGGCTTCATCGACGACTTTCAGCCCGAGCCGCACGACCAGCCACTGGACGCCATCCTCAACGACAACGGCGTCGTGTGGCCTATCACACCACTGTGA
- a CDS encoding LysR substrate-binding domain-containing protein, which translates to MQHSQTHLRSRPIQAGYLRAFDAVARHLNFRLAAEEMALTQSAVSRQIQALEEEVGVPLFLRHTRAVELTVAGTQLLQAVAQALPRIDSTVRQIRQSAGRRHVTVTTFASFASMWLIPRLEAFQRAHPDIDIRVEASDTSLDLDVADVDIAVRYAPATRVPPSARRLFGESVTPMASPWLLKGGAPLKRHADVLQHTLIEASDAFTPHLEWLTWRRWLDTHGLARAQPKRWLSFNYAYQMTQAALSGQGIVLARPPLVAESLARGELVELFADARMVSPMAYWLLTAPRSAARAEVQAFADWLLAQAVATRAVVGEGDDPDLINDLD; encoded by the coding sequence ATGCAGCATTCACAAACCCATTTGCGCTCTCGGCCGATCCAGGCCGGGTATCTGCGCGCCTTCGACGCCGTGGCGCGCCACCTGAATTTCCGCCTGGCGGCCGAGGAGATGGCGCTCACGCAATCGGCCGTCAGCCGACAGATCCAGGCACTGGAAGAAGAAGTGGGCGTGCCGCTGTTTCTGCGCCACACGCGCGCCGTGGAGCTGACCGTGGCGGGCACCCAGCTGTTGCAGGCGGTGGCGCAGGCGCTGCCGCGCATCGACAGCACCGTGCGCCAGATTCGGCAAAGCGCGGGGCGGCGCCACGTGACGGTGACCACCTTCGCCTCGTTTGCGTCGATGTGGCTGATTCCGCGGCTGGAGGCGTTTCAGCGCGCGCATCCGGACATCGACATTCGCGTCGAGGCGTCCGACACCTCGCTCGACCTGGACGTGGCCGACGTCGACATCGCCGTGCGCTACGCCCCGGCCACGCGCGTGCCGCCGTCGGCGCGGCGGCTGTTTGGCGAATCGGTCACCCCCATGGCCAGCCCCTGGCTGCTCAAGGGCGGCGCGCCGCTCAAGCGCCACGCCGACGTGCTGCAGCACACCCTGATCGAAGCCAGCGACGCCTTCACCCCGCACCTGGAATGGCTGACCTGGCGCCGCTGGCTGGATACCCACGGCCTGGCGCGCGCGCAGCCCAAGCGCTGGCTGAGCTTCAATTACGCTTATCAGATGACGCAGGCAGCGCTCTCGGGCCAGGGCATCGTGCTGGCGCGCCCGCCGCTGGTGGCCGAAAGCCTGGCGCGCGGCGAACTGGTCGAGCTGTTCGCCGACGCCCGCATGGTCTCGCCCATGGCGTACTGGCTGCTCACCGCCCCGCGCAGCGCCGCGCGCGCCGAAGTGCAAGCCTTCGCCGACTGGCTGCTGGCCCAGGCCGTGGCCACCCGCGCCGTGGTGGGCGAGGGCGACGATCCCGACCTGATCAACGATCTGGATTGA
- a CDS encoding DUF2917 domain-containing protein, which yields MNAPEKTLSPLALAAAAQALHTLRPGQALTLRPRRAGELCIERGGAWATFDVPARGAPRAPLGDLHLPAGTRLALAAGQRLVIEPIADRGGHAQPLVWCWRPCAPARAQPTPRCAPALGAAAPA from the coding sequence ATGAACGCCCCTGAAAAAACCCTTTCGCCGCTGGCCTTGGCGGCGGCCGCGCAAGCCCTGCACACCCTTCGCCCAGGCCAGGCACTGACACTGCGCCCGCGGCGCGCGGGCGAACTGTGCATTGAGCGCGGCGGCGCCTGGGCCACGTTTGACGTGCCGGCACGCGGTGCGCCCCGCGCGCCGCTGGGCGACTTGCATTTGCCTGCCGGCACGCGCCTGGCACTGGCGGCCGGCCAGCGCCTGGTGATCGAGCCCATCGCCGATCGCGGCGGCCATGCGCAGCCGCTGGTGTGGTGCTGGCGGCCGTGCGCCCCGGCGCGCGCGCAGCCCACGCCGCGCTGCGCGCCGGCGCTGGGCGCCGCCGCGCCGGCATGA
- a CDS encoding slipin family protein: MKLKRVTVKKNERGLLLRNGDFDRVLQPGTHWLFDGFDALRVETFAIEQTAFTHGLADYLMAKEPEVVAREFVRVDLSETQVGLRFEDGVLVELLAPATRRLYWKGLREVRVEVIDISATPELPPDLVQRLTQTQLRSRPVAGLAGVLHVQVPEHGAGVLWIDGKLDRLLPPGSHAFWKFGRNVVVDSVDLRLQALEVTGQEILTRDKVALRLNLLATWRFADVLAAFTQLQKPAEHLYRELQLGLRAAVGTRSLDELLENKAVIDEVVTAHVTARLAAFGLVLESVGVKDIVLPGEMKTILAQVVEAEKAAQANVIRRREETAATRSLLNTAKVMEGSPLAWRMKELETLERVAERIDKISVVGGLDQVLNGLVKLR; encoded by the coding sequence ATGAAACTCAAGCGTGTCACCGTCAAGAAAAACGAGCGCGGCCTGCTGCTGCGCAATGGCGATTTCGATCGCGTGTTGCAGCCCGGCACGCATTGGCTTTTCGACGGCTTCGATGCCCTGCGCGTCGAAACCTTCGCCATCGAGCAAACCGCCTTCACGCACGGCCTGGCCGACTACCTGATGGCCAAGGAGCCCGAGGTGGTCGCGCGCGAGTTCGTGCGCGTGGACTTGAGCGAAACGCAAGTAGGCCTGCGCTTTGAAGACGGCGTGCTGGTCGAACTGCTGGCGCCCGCCACGCGCCGCCTGTACTGGAAGGGCCTGCGCGAGGTGCGTGTGGAAGTGATCGACATCAGCGCCACGCCTGAGCTGCCGCCCGATCTGGTGCAGCGCCTGACGCAAACGCAACTGCGTTCGCGCCCCGTCGCCGGCCTGGCCGGCGTGCTGCACGTGCAGGTGCCCGAACACGGCGCCGGCGTGCTGTGGATCGACGGCAAGCTGGATCGCCTGCTGCCGCCCGGCAGCCACGCGTTCTGGAAGTTCGGCCGCAACGTCGTGGTCGACAGCGTCGACCTGCGCCTGCAAGCGCTGGAAGTCACGGGTCAGGAAATCCTGACGCGCGACAAGGTGGCGCTGCGCCTGAACCTGCTGGCCACCTGGCGCTTTGCCGACGTGCTCGCGGCCTTCACCCAATTGCAAAAACCCGCGGAACACCTGTACCGCGAGCTGCAACTGGGCCTGCGCGCGGCGGTGGGCACGCGCTCGCTCGATGAACTGCTGGAGAACAAGGCCGTCATCGACGAGGTGGTGACCGCGCACGTGACGGCCAGGCTGGCGGCCTTCGGCCTGGTGCTGGAAAGCGTCGGCGTGAAAGACATCGTGCTGCCCGGCGAGATGAAGACCATCCTGGCGCAGGTGGTCGAGGCCGAGAAAGCCGCGCAAGCCAACGTGATCCGCCGCCGCGAGGAAACGGCGGCCACGCGCTCGCTGCTCAACACGGCGAAGGTGATGGAAGGCTCGCCCCTGGCCTGGCGCATGAAAGAGCTGGAAACGCTGGAACGCGTGGCCGAGCGCATCGACAAGATCTCGGTGGTCGGCGGGCTGGATCAGGTGCTGAATGGGTTGGTGAAGCTGCGTTGA
- a CDS encoding lytic transglycosylase domain-containing protein codes for MPLPVAPVAPATPSTLALPAPLGAASGDGVILDMREAFRRGDKARLTALLPLARGHALEPWAAYWELKARLEEASPLEVQDFLARHAGTYQEDRLRNDWLLLAGKRRDWASFSAEYPRFRMRDDREVRCYAAAADIAAGKQPGKEAAAQVRRDWFAQRELDDGCLYAAGLLHQAGVLPYQELWKKARLALEANRPTLARAAVALDAPQAAPDVAAIQQSPIRYLTGRAGAATHKSQELVVLALIKLATQNADQAAQQLDSKWSALLNPDDRSWAWGVIGKWSALALSDQANGYFAKVTRDADLSDDLLAWKARAALRAGDWRSVQRAVDAMQDASADDGAWVYWRARAQLAQARGDTDRAAPRAALERLAASAGSSGFYEKLAREELGQPLVPPPPPAPLTAEERESARRHIGLNRALLAIALGLRGDGVREWNYWTNLHVPGGMGDRELLAAADFACARQVWDRCINASERTKSFMDFGQRFPTPHRDAVVRQSQAIGLDPAYVYGLIRQESRFVTDARSGAGASGLMQVMPATARWTARKIGLDGFVPSMINDRDTNILIGTNYLKLALDDFQGSMPMAAAAYNAGPGRPRNWRNGPVLEGAIWAENIPFNETRDYVKKVLSNTTDYAGLFSGRAQSLKSRLGSVGPLAPGEADLSRDLP; via the coding sequence ATGCCGCTGCCGGTGGCGCCCGTCGCGCCGGCCACGCCATCAACGCTGGCCCTGCCGGCCCCTCTGGGCGCGGCATCCGGCGACGGCGTGATCCTCGACATGCGCGAGGCTTTTCGACGCGGCGACAAGGCGCGCCTGACGGCGCTGCTGCCGCTGGCGCGCGGCCACGCGCTGGAGCCGTGGGCTGCCTATTGGGAACTCAAGGCCCGGCTCGAAGAAGCCAGCCCGCTGGAGGTGCAGGATTTCCTGGCCCGCCACGCCGGCACCTACCAGGAAGACCGCCTGCGCAACGACTGGCTGCTGCTGGCGGGCAAGCGGCGCGACTGGGCCAGTTTCAGCGCCGAATACCCGCGCTTTCGCATGCGCGACGACCGCGAGGTGCGCTGCTACGCCGCGGCGGCCGACATCGCCGCTGGCAAGCAGCCGGGCAAGGAGGCAGCCGCCCAGGTGCGGCGCGACTGGTTTGCGCAACGCGAGCTGGACGACGGCTGCCTGTACGCCGCCGGCCTGCTGCACCAGGCCGGCGTGCTGCCGTACCAAGAGCTGTGGAAGAAAGCGCGCCTGGCGCTGGAGGCCAACCGCCCCACGCTGGCGCGCGCCGCCGTCGCGCTCGACGCGCCCCAGGCGGCGCCCGACGTCGCCGCCATCCAGCAAAGCCCGATCCGCTACCTGACGGGCCGCGCCGGTGCGGCCACGCACAAGAGCCAGGAGCTGGTGGTGCTGGCGCTCATCAAGCTGGCGACGCAGAACGCCGACCAGGCGGCGCAGCAGCTCGACAGCAAATGGAGCGCGCTGCTCAACCCCGACGACCGCAGCTGGGCCTGGGGCGTGATCGGCAAGTGGTCGGCGCTGGCCCTGTCCGACCAGGCCAATGGCTACTTCGCCAAGGTCACGCGCGATGCCGACCTGAGCGACGATCTGCTGGCCTGGAAGGCGCGCGCCGCCCTGCGCGCCGGCGACTGGCGCAGCGTGCAGCGCGCCGTCGACGCCATGCAGGACGCGTCGGCCGACGACGGCGCCTGGGTCTACTGGCGCGCGCGCGCGCAGCTGGCGCAGGCGCGCGGCGACACCGACCGCGCCGCGCCGCGGGCCGCCCTGGAGCGGCTGGCGGCCAGTGCCGGCAGCTCGGGCTTCTACGAAAAACTCGCGCGCGAGGAACTCGGCCAGCCCCTCGTGCCGCCGCCGCCCCCCGCGCCCCTCACCGCGGAGGAGCGTGAAAGCGCGCGCCGCCACATCGGCCTGAACCGCGCGCTGCTCGCCATCGCGCTCGGCCTGCGCGGCGACGGCGTGCGCGAATGGAACTACTGGACCAACCTGCACGTGCCCGGCGGCATGGGCGACCGCGAGCTGCTGGCCGCCGCCGACTTTGCCTGCGCGCGCCAGGTGTGGGACCGCTGCATCAACGCCAGCGAGCGCACCAAATCGTTCATGGACTTCGGCCAGCGCTTTCCTACCCCGCACCGCGATGCGGTGGTGCGCCAGTCGCAGGCCATCGGGCTCGACCCGGCCTACGTCTACGGCCTGATCCGGCAGGAAAGCCGCTTCGTGACGGACGCGCGCTCGGGCGCCGGCGCCTCGGGCCTGATGCAGGTCATGCCTGCCACCGCGCGCTGGACGGCGCGCAAGATCGGGCTGGACGGCTTTGTGCCCTCAATGATCAACGACCGCGACACCAACATCCTGATCGGCACCAACTACCTCAAGCTGGCGCTGGACGACTTCCAGGGCTCCATGCCCATGGCCGCCGCCGCCTACAACGCCGGGCCGGGGCGCCCGCGCAACTGGCGCAACGGGCCGGTGCTCGAAGGCGCCATCTGGGCCGAGAACATCCCGTTCAACGAAACGCGCGACTACGTGAAGAAGGTGCTGTCCAACACCACCGACTACGCCGGGCTGTTCTCGGGCCGGGCGCAGTCGCTCAAGAGCCGGCTCGGCAGCGTCGGCCCGCTGGCGCCGGGCGAAGCCGACCTGAGCCGCGACCTGCCCTGA
- a CDS encoding complex I NDUFA9 subunit family protein, with amino-acid sequence MTQRVLVLGGSGFVGRHVVERLQRQGAEVTVPTRRLAAARHLWSQPRVHVTVADVMEPATLARLVAGHDAVVNLVGILHGSKPQFERAHVELPRLIAGASAQAGGRRLVHISALGAAADGPSHYQRSKARGEAVLGQAAQVGTLGLTVLRPGVMFGPGDRFLNLFAGLQKVFPVLPLAGAGARFQPVWVRDVAEAVVTCLQDRSTIGQTYDACGPEVWTLRELVSAAGQWAGVARGRGRPVIGLPRALGRLQALALELLPGTPLMSRDNLDSMKVDNVCSGRGSGLDALGIRAAPLSAVGPLYLGQAGPQAKLDRYRRGAGR; translated from the coding sequence ATGACCCAGCGTGTTCTAGTTCTTGGTGGCTCCGGATTTGTCGGCCGGCACGTCGTCGAGCGGCTGCAGCGCCAAGGCGCCGAGGTGACGGTGCCCACGCGGCGCCTAGCCGCCGCCCGTCACTTGTGGAGCCAGCCCCGGGTCCACGTCACCGTGGCCGATGTCATGGAGCCGGCCACGCTGGCGCGTCTGGTGGCGGGGCACGACGCCGTCGTCAACTTGGTTGGTATCTTGCATGGCAGCAAGCCGCAGTTCGAGCGCGCGCACGTCGAATTGCCGCGCCTGATCGCCGGCGCGTCGGCGCAGGCCGGTGGGCGGCGGCTGGTGCACATCAGCGCGCTCGGCGCCGCGGCCGATGGCCCCTCGCACTACCAGCGCAGCAAGGCGCGCGGCGAGGCAGTGCTGGGCCAGGCCGCCCAGGTCGGCACCTTGGGCCTGACGGTGCTGCGTCCCGGCGTGATGTTTGGCCCCGGAGACCGCTTTCTCAACCTGTTCGCTGGCCTGCAGAAAGTCTTTCCCGTCTTGCCGCTGGCGGGCGCCGGCGCGCGCTTTCAGCCCGTGTGGGTGCGCGACGTGGCCGAGGCGGTGGTCACTTGCCTGCAAGACCGGAGCACCATCGGCCAAACCTACGATGCCTGCGGCCCCGAGGTCTGGACGCTGCGCGAGCTGGTCAGCGCTGCTGGCCAGTGGGCTGGCGTGGCCCGCGGCCGCGGGCGCCCCGTCATCGGCCTGCCGCGCGCGCTGGGCCGCCTGCAGGCGCTGGCGCTGGAGCTGCTGCCGGGCACGCCCTTGATGAGCCGCGACAACCTCGACTCGATGAAGGTCGACAACGTATGCAGCGGCCGCGGGTCGGGGCTGGATGCGCTGGGCATCCGTGCAGCGCCGTTGTCCGCCGTCGGCCCGCTCTACCTGGGCCAGGCCGGCCCGCAGGCAAAACTGGACCGATACCGTCGCGGCGCCGGGCGCTGA
- a CDS encoding class I SAM-dependent methyltransferase: protein MKPITRQNVEYTYGHYARFYDLAFGAVLQAGRRRLCEAVRATAPATVLEVGVGTGLTLAHYPASTAVTGIDLSPEMLAHARQRAAALPGRRIVLDCMDAEQLDFADASFDCVTLPYVLSVTPNPARLTAELRRVCKPGGDIFVLNHFSGGAGVWALPERMISGLAARIGFRSDFPFDEHMRHADWTLQARSRVNLLGLTTLAHMKNTP, encoded by the coding sequence ATGAAGCCCATCACGCGCCAGAACGTCGAGTACACCTACGGCCACTACGCCCGGTTCTACGACCTGGCATTCGGCGCCGTGCTGCAGGCTGGCCGGCGGCGCCTGTGCGAGGCGGTGCGCGCCACGGCCCCGGCCACGGTGCTGGAGGTGGGCGTTGGCACCGGGCTGACGCTGGCGCACTACCCGGCCAGCACGGCGGTGACGGGCATCGACCTGTCGCCCGAGATGCTGGCCCACGCCCGCCAGCGCGCCGCCGCCCTGCCCGGCCGGCGCATCGTGCTGGATTGCATGGACGCCGAGCAACTGGACTTTGCCGACGCCAGCTTCGACTGCGTGACGCTGCCCTACGTGCTCTCGGTGACGCCCAACCCGGCGCGGCTGACGGCCGAGTTGCGCCGCGTGTGCAAGCCGGGCGGCGACATCTTCGTGCTGAACCACTTCAGCGGCGGCGCCGGCGTGTGGGCGCTGCCCGAACGCATGATCAGCGGGCTGGCGGCGCGCATCGGCTTTCGATCCGACTTTCCGTTCGACGAGCACATGCGGCACGCGGACTGGACGCTGCAGGCGCGCAGCCGCGTCAATCTGCTGGGGTTGACGACGTTGGCGCATATGAAGAACACCCCCTGA
- a CDS encoding HNH endonuclease, which produces MPTHCYSQVLQLDIQGTPQAWITLEQAATHVAREAVAWFEGGGAPLAVLRGGFNVARGRQSVIEVPPIIALHGAAQVNLFDIVPAVTKPKLLRRDRHTCAYCGLVHAERDLQCEHIVPASRGGAWNWMNLVTACAACNGRKANRTPDEAGMPLVYLPYVPSRFESFLLEGRRIRADVHEWLALRLPKHSRLN; this is translated from the coding sequence ATGCCAACCCATTGCTACAGCCAAGTGCTGCAACTCGACATCCAGGGCACGCCGCAGGCGTGGATCACGCTGGAGCAGGCCGCCACGCACGTGGCCCGCGAGGCCGTGGCCTGGTTCGAGGGCGGCGGCGCGCCATTGGCGGTGTTGCGCGGCGGCTTCAACGTGGCGCGCGGGCGGCAGTCGGTGATCGAGGTGCCGCCCATCATCGCGTTGCATGGCGCGGCGCAGGTGAATTTGTTCGACATCGTGCCGGCCGTGACCAAGCCCAAGCTGCTGCGCCGCGACCGCCACACCTGCGCGTATTGCGGGCTGGTGCATGCCGAGCGCGACTTGCAGTGCGAGCACATCGTGCCCGCCTCGCGCGGCGGCGCGTGGAACTGGATGAACCTGGTCACCGCCTGCGCGGCGTGCAACGGCCGCAAAGCCAACCGCACGCCGGACGAGGCAGGCATGCCGCTGGTGTACCTGCCCTACGTGCCCAGCCGCTTCGAGAGCTTTCTGCTCGAAGGCCGCCGCATCCGCGCCGACGTGCACGAGTGGCTGGCCCTGCGGCTGCCAAAGCATTCGCGTCTGAATTGA